In Desulfobacter hydrogenophilus, the genomic stretch AATAACGCCGAATTTTGGTTCATCTACAAGGCGCATTAAAGGTTGAATAACAGTCCTATTGGACCTTTGATGCAACGAAGTAGATGGGCCAAAAGGCAAACTATTTCGTTCAAGTTATTTAATCTACGGTCCTTAACATCTAAGTACATGGACAAAAATAAATCTATGTTAAGAAAACGAAATTGTAAATTCCTTACCGACACTTGCCAATATATTATCCAACTCAGCTTTCAAAAATTTAAATCCTTTATAAGCAGATGTTGATAACCAAAAGTATTTGATATGTTTCCATAAAATTTCAATCAGATTCAACTCCGGTGAATATTTGGGGATAAAGTATAGAAAAAGTCCTCTTTCTTCCCATGTCCCAACTTGAGCTTTAAAAATGGCGCTGTGATGTATTGGAGCATTGTCCAGAACAACGATGGTTCTTTTTGTTATGGAACGTGAAAAAACATCAAAGCAGGCCACGACAATATCTGAAGTAACCGAGCAATTAAAAACGCAAGGGAAAAAGTCATTTTGCTTATTCAAAAAACCCAACACATTGATTCTTGAGGTTTTTCCGCTCGGAAGTAAAAGCTGCTCATCCGCCTCTTGCCAGGCATATGGAATCTCAGGCACGCCGGTAAAGCCAGATTCATCAAAATAATACAAGTCAATGATATTTGCCTTATCTTCATCTTTCAAGATTTCAATTTCCTTTTGCGCGTCCCTGAACTCGTTCTCATTGCGTTTGCTTTTGAGAGATTTCCGTCCTCGACACCAACGCAGTTTTTTTTTATAATTCGTTTCAGGGTTTTTACGCTGATTTTTTTACCAAACGTTCCCTCTATTTCAGTAATGGCACTTTTAAGTTGTCTTGGATTTTTCTTTACAATATCAATGACTTCATCATGTTTATCACCAGGGATCAGTGGTGTCCTTCCAGGACGTGGTTTATCAATTAAAGAGTCAAATTGATATTTTCCCCATCCATCGATCCACTTCGAAACTGTTTCCTGAGTAGTCAAACATATTTGTGAAATCTGATTGATACTATACCCAGAGTTGCTCAATCGAATTGCTTGAGCCCTAAGTTTAGTACGGTTTGACTCTTCATCCGAAAATTCAATAAGTGACAGCCATTTTAATGCCAATGGCTCAATTGGAGAAACAAATTTTCTACCCGTACGTTTCATCTGATATCCTTGCTATGCAAATTAAAATAACAACAATGATTTATTGCAAAGCAATAATAAAACAAGAATTATTTTTGTCCACCTACTTATATCAATCCTTCAACGACAAAAGTGCCGGAGAGTGGTCCACCAAATATTCTGAAAGCTCATCAACCTCTGAGTAAATACGAGAATCCAATCGTTTCAACCAGCGTTTCGGTATTCCGTCGACCCCGTAAACAGCACCTGCAAGCATCCCGACCAAGGCGCCGGTCGTATCCGCATCCCC encodes the following:
- a CDS encoding IS630 family transposase translates to MRWCRGRKSLKSKRNENEFRDAQKEIEILKDEDKANIIDLYYFDESGFTGVPEIPYAWQEADEQLLLPSGKTSRINVLGFLNKQNDFFPCVFNCSVTSDIVVACFDVFSRSITKRTIVVLDNAPIHHSAIFKAQVGTWEERGLFLYFIPKYSPELNLIEILWKHIKYFWLSTSAYKGFKFLKAELDNILASVGKEFTISFS
- a CDS encoding helix-turn-helix domain-containing protein → MKRTGRKFVSPIEPLALKWLSLIEFSDEESNRTKLRAQAIRLSNSGYSINQISQICLTTQETVSKWIDGWGKYQFDSLIDKPRPGRTPLIPGDKHDEVIDIVKKNPRQLKSAITEIEGTFGKKISVKTLKRIIKKNCVGVEDGNLSKANAMRTSSGTRKRKLKS